The nucleotide window CCCCATCGTCCTGAACCCACCCTTTTTGAtcaccagcttctccaaccgTCTCTTTGCGTCTGCACTCCCCAATAGCTCGTCCTCTACAGTGTCCTTGGTAGCCAACCGGTACACAACCACCGGTCTTGTCTGACCAATCCTGTGAGCGCGATCTTGCGCTTGTAAATCCTGCTGCGGGTTCCAGTCACTATCAAACAAGATGACGGTGTCAGCCGAAGCAAGGTTGATACCCTGCCCCCCTGCCCTCGTGGTCAACAAGAAGATCTTGAGCTCAGGGTCCTTGTTGAAATCCTCAATTTGCGCCTGGCGGTCCTCCTGCGCTACTGACCCATCGATGCGACATACCGGCCACCCGCGCAGGTCGGCGCAGTACGACTCGAGCAGATCAAGCTGCTTGTTGAACTGGCTGAAGATGAGCACCTTGTGGCCGCGCTCAAACAAGGCGGGGAGTAACCTGTCAAGAAGCAGCATCTTCCCTGAAGCAGTGACGATGGACTCGTCCGCTTCGCAGTCGTAAAAGTGATGGGGGGAGTTGCACACCAGACGGAGCTGCATGACGGGGTTGCCGAGTTTCTTGAGGGAGATCTCGCGTTTGGCAAGCTCGAGGGTTTTGGCTCGTTCGAATTCACCGATGTCTTCGTCGAGGTCATTTTGTGCCTGCAGTTCGGTTTCCTTCTCGAGTTGTTTGGCCAACTTGGCCTCAAaggcgtcgtcgtcgagcaTGTCGTCGTCTGAATCGGCGTCTTTGTAGGATTTGCGGCCTCGTCGTGGTCGGCCGCGGACACTACTAGGGGTGGACTGACGACTTGACTTGACGCTCTTGGGGGCGGGAGACTGCGGTGCTGGTGAGGCCTTGCGCTTGGTGCTGGCCTTCCGTGGTGATTCGCGAATCGGAAGGGCAGCTTCTGCCGCAGCACCTTGTTTCTTAGCTAGGGTTGCGGCTTTAGGAGGACGCCCACTAGGTCGCTTTCCCATCATGAGGGCAAAGGCATTCTTCTtcgctggaggagctggtggctcTTCCATCTTGACTGACATCGGGCTGGTCCTTGCGGTCGATGAGGTGACCTCACTCTCCGTGTCTGGCTTCACGCTGCTTGACCTAGAGGAGCGCGTGCTGCGACTGGGCGATAATGCTGAGCTGTTGGCAGCTGTGAGCCTCTCCACGACCTTGTTTTCCAAGTAGGCCCGAGTGTCGATATTCTTATCGCTGATAGCGTTGTACAAGTCTGTCTGCTCCCTGGTCATCGGCGCATACAAAACATACTCTCTCTTTTTGGGCAGGTACTTGGCGACATCAGCCTTGACTCTGCGCAGAAGCAAAGGCTGCAACACCACGTGCATCTTCTTGACGAGTTCTTGCTTGGCCTTATCAGCAATGAACTCTTCGGttccttcttcatcctcgaggTCACTAAAGTCGAACCAGCTCTCGAAAGACTCCCAGTCACTGAAGATCTTGGGCAACAAAAAGTTCAGCAGTGACCACAGTTCCTTGAGATTGTTCTGAAGAGGGGTGCCGGTAATCAGGAGACGGGTGGCAGAGGTGAATGTCTTGAGTTCCCGGAACAGCTTGGAGTCAAAGTTCTTCATCCGGTGACcctcgtcgatgatgatAAACTCCCAGTTTATCTTGGAAAGGTTGGCACGGTCACGGATGACCATCTCATAGGTCGTGCAAACGACGGGAAACTTATTCGTAGGTCTGCCTCCCACGAGATGTTTGTTGATCTGGTTCTTGAAAATGCCGATACGCTGCTCGGGGGTGCCGTGGTACATGCAAACAGGGATTGAGGGGACCCATTTGTGAAACTCATTCATCCAGTTCGATAGTGTACTCAACGGAGCAACAATCAGATGTGGACCGAGGTAATTTTCTTGCTCGCGGAGGAGAGCAATCAGGGAGATGGTTTGGATGGTTTTGCCTGGAGGTTATTAGCATGTCAGTGTTAACGAAGCCGTGTAAGTGCTTGCATACCGAGACCCATCTCGTCAGCCAAAATGCCACTCATTCCCTGTACGCAAATCTCGTACATCCAAGTAAGACCCTCCAACTGGTAGTCTCGCATGGTGCCGCCAACCAAGCACTTGGGCTGCTTGGCCATGGTCAAGTCATGTTCTCCCAGTGTCTTGCCATCCAAGCCTGTTCCAACTCGGCCGAGGACTTTGGTCTTGTCTGTCAGAATGCTGCTAAACGCTGCACTCTGGGCGAGAAGAGCATCCAGGTCCTTTCCCTTAGCCTCACGCTCCTCCTTTGTCAAGGGTCTCCGCTTCCATTTCTTCTTGCgcttctcctcagccttgagaTTCGCGAGGTgggccttttcctcctcggcggcgagtATTTGCTCCTCTCTCAGCTTGGTGTAGCTCATTTTGGGCTTCTCAGCTTCCATCGTATCGGCGGACGCCATCGGGGCGGAAGCGAGCGATGGTGCACAAGGGCTGATATGGTGTCGCAATGGAGAGCTACTAGGGAAGTCGTGATCGGACGAAAAACGCTGCTACCGCACGTCCGGATGAAAGAGTGCGGTCGCAAGTCGCAATTGGGAgcgaggggtgggagggatgtCCCGGTCGTCAAAGCACGGCGGAATGCAACTCGCCACCACGTAGAAATCGTCGAGCAGTCGAACAATGAAGGCCAATCGAGTCGCCCAAATATTAAGCAGACAGTAGATTGTCGTAAAAAAGGACTTGACCGTCCAGAAAATACAAGGGATCCTGCAAGAAGAGACAAGAGTGGCACTTCCCCTAaaaatggtgagaaaacaccgAAGGCAAAACAGTTTTGACAAAATCAATTAACAGAGGCGCGTCGATGCACGCGACGGGCAATGGCGATTTTAATCGATTTCTGCACGCGTCAAAGAAGCAACGACGCGCAGTCACGCGCTTTTCCCAAAGCGACGAAGGTGCCAAGAGAACCGTTCTGCTCCCGCGCATTCCTGCCTGAAAGCCAAGGTCAGAAAATGCTAGAGCTAAAGTTGCCCCTCCTTTTGACTCAGAAAAAAGTGCCCCGCATTGAACATTGAACAGCTTCAATCAAGTCTATCATATTCCCGACCAACGGGATACACCAACCACGCTGTCCTTCCTCCGCCCCTCCTTTGCTGCTCTCCGAAGCGCAATCCCTCTTTCCGCCAGTCGACCATTCCAGTCACGACGACTTCCCCCCCTGTTTTTCCTGTCGAACCCGCGCACCATGGCCTACCTCGACTCCCAGAAATACACCCCCGCCGAGGAAACTGAGATCCAATCCTGGCTCTCCAAGGCCTCCTCCGTGTCTCCCGAtaactcctccctcctcgacgaGATTAACAATACCCTCGCCACccgcaccaccgccctcggcaCCAAGCCCTCCAAAGCCGATATTGCTCTGTATGAGTCCCTCGCGCCCCTCGTCAAGTCCTGGGGCCCCGAGCAGCGCACCGGCGAGCACGGTCACCCCAACATTGTTCGCCTCGTCGACTTTGTGCAAAACTCACCCTTTTTCGGGCTCGACGTCAAGGACAaggtcgaggttgatgttgaggataTTCGCTATGTCAAGCCCGTCGTTGAcgccaaggccgagaaggagaggttgaagaaggagaaggctgctgctgctgctgctgccgccgccgctggtGGTAACGCTGAGCAAAAGACCCTCGTCGACCGCACAAAGGAGGCTGCCCAAACAGTCGTTGAAAAGGCCGTCGAAGCCAAGAACACCGTTGTCGAGGCTGTCACTGGCgacgctgccgccgccgctggtGCCAAGccccaaaagcaaaagaaggaaaagaaggagaagaagggccgCGAgcccgcccctcctccacctccccaggTCCTCTCGCCGTGCCTGATCGACCTCCGTGTTGGCCACATCCTCAAGGCGATCAAGCACCCCGAAGCTGACTCCCTTTATgtctccaccatcgccatggGCGACAAACCCGGCACCGACGACACCACCGAAGTCGACGGTCAAATCTGCCGCACTGTCTGCTCGGGTTTGAACGGGTTGGTTCCTCTTGAGGAGATGCAAGGCcgcaaggtggtggtggtgtgcaaCCTTAAGCCGGTCAAGATGAGGGGCATCAAGAGCAGCGCCATGGTGCTGGCTGCCTCgcccaagatcaaggagggagaggtggacgATCACAAGGGCCCCGTCGAGCTGGTCAACCCACCTGCCGATGCCAAGGCTGGCGAGAGGGTCTACTTTGAGGGGTGGGCCGGCGAGCCGGAGAAGGTGCTGAacccaaagaagaagatttgGGAGACATTCCAGCCTGGGTTTACGACTACGGACGACTTGGAGGTTGCGTTTGATgcgggggttgtggaggcgCTGGAGGGGAAGACGGGGTTGGGCAAGTTGGTGACGGAGAGCGGAGGAGTTTGCAAGGTGAAGAGCTTGACGGGTGCACAGGTTAGGTAATTTCTTCTTTTGAGTGTTTGGTTTTTTCACTGTGTGCAGGAACGATGGAGGAAAATAGAATAAAAAGGCTGTTTCCCTGTAATTTGCCTatggaagaaggaaagaaagaaagaaagaaagagagaaaataaAAGCAACTAAAAATGTCATgaaacctccccttcttcttttcccccgtctctccgtctcctcccctcctcccccctcccccttttttttaataaaaaaatgaTCAACTTAGTTTGGCTTGGTCAAAATCGCCGTGGGGAACGCTCCGGTGTGAGTCGGCGCGCAGCCGGTAGTGACGtactcggtgatggtggggatcaCGCATCCGGTAACGCACTTGGGGCAGCGGGCGGTGACGGTTTGGGTGGACGTCTTGGGGCAGCAGTCGTCGTGGCAGGGGACCTCCTTTTGCTCGATCTTGATGTAGGCCGGGCACATGATGGGGTCTTTGGGCTCGGGGCAGGCGGTGGCGCAGGCctttggggtggtggtggttgtgtgggTGTAGCAGGAGGGCTTTGCGGAGCAGGCGGTTGGTTTGCTGGGGGGGGTGATtacggggagggaggcggtgatggctgggccgccgccgggggCGGTGAGGACTGGGAGGGAGGTACCGGCTGGGATGGCGGAGCTGaacggggaagggggggggagttagtcagtggggatgggaggaggagagggggaaagggggacgTACACTGCtccggcgaggaggaggaggagggttgggagTTGCATTTTGGTTGgagaggtgtgtgtgggtaGAAGGCTAATAATACCTTTGCTTGATGAGCTggtgggtgctggtggtgaagaggatgagaaaGCACGAGGGGCAAGGTCAGAGTCTGGGAGCTTTATACTCTCACGCCGGCCATACTTTGGTTTCTCCTGTCGTTTTCTGTTCCTGAATCAGACCCTCAGTTGACATGTGCGATCGACGGTGTCACTCCCAGAGAGGTAGAAACAAGGAAACGGTAACAGCGCACAATGCTACGGCAGCGACAAGTTGATGGGGTTAGACCTGGCTTGGCATCACGTTCAATCTGGTGATTTCTGCAGAGAGATCGGGGGTAGAGATGCAGAGATGGGCATGGATACAACGCAGAAAAGGGGTCTACActttgaggtggttgtgacTGCCTCCGATGGGATGCATGTGCTTCGATGAGTGGCAGATGTGTTGAACATACCCGACGTGTCTCTGCTTTCCGAGCCGGACATATGCTCTGCATGTGCTCATACACAACCCAACCTACTGTGTGTCTCGTCTTGACCCGATGACATTTTATGCTGTCCTTCTCATAGGCATAATTGAAGCTCCAGCATAAAGTCATATCACGGTCCAAAACCCTCTCTGCACTCAACCATACCCAGCTGCGACTTTCTCTCTCGTTCCGGCTGCGTTAATTTACACCTATATTAACTGATTGCTACCGTAAAAAACATTAGGCGAGCGAGCAAAACCCATAAACCGGGGGTGTACATAACTCGCGGATGTTGTTTCCAGGTTCAGGTCCCAAAGCCAAGACAACGATACCCGTTCAGGTAGACGCGGCAGATATAAAGCCGTTATTTTCTTGGAAGCCCTCTGCTGTCCAACTCTCAACATCTGTCAACTTTCCGAGGGTTTCGTAAGATTCCCGAGGTCTTTTAGAAACCACCGAGGTTTGTCCATAACAACATGGGGGATAACAGAACGGATACGAACCGGAAACAAACAACTCTGCTTTCTGGTAGATACCATCCGGGAAGTGGGAGAAAGTTTCTATTTATGTTTCCTTGGGTTCCTGGAATTGTGGATTTGAGccagaccaaaaaaaaaaaacacagaATCACAACCGTGGTACTGTTATAAGGTATCTAGGGGGCAAGGCAAAACTCGACGTTGCTTTTGGGAAAGCTGGGGAAAGAGCCGATCAATTGGTCTCGGCATGGAGAGTCGGGAACGGCATGGTGACAGCGTCTGGCCTTGgcccttcaaccccctccgcAACGGAAGCATTCTAGTTACTAATTGTGATACT belongs to Podospora bellae-mahoneyi strain CBS 112042 chromosome 6, whole genome shotgun sequence and includes:
- a CDS encoding hypothetical protein (antiSMASH:Cluster_2; EggNog:ENOG503PIH4): MQLPTLLLLLAGAVSAIPAGTSLPVLTAPGGGPAITASLPVITPPSKPTACSAKPSCYTHTTTTTPKACATACPEPKDPIMCPAYIKIEQKEVPCHDDCCPKTSTQTVTARCPKCVTGCVIPTITEYVTTGCAPTHTGAFPTAILTKPN
- the ARC1 gene encoding G4 quadruplex nucleic acid binding protein (antiSMASH:Cluster_2; BUSCO:EOG09263JFQ; EggNog:ENOG503P07W; COG:J), producing the protein MAYLDSQKYTPAEETEIQSWLSKASSVSPDNSSLLDEINNTLATRTTALGTKPSKADIALYESLAPLVKSWGPEQRTGEHGHPNIVRLVDFVQNSPFFGLDVKDKVEVDVEDIRYVKPVVDAKAEKERLKKEKAAAAAAAAAAGGNAEQKTLVDRTKEAAQTVVEKAVEAKNTVVEAVTGDAAAAAGAKPQKQKKEKKEKKGREPAPPPPPQVLSPCLIDLRVGHILKAIKHPEADSLYVSTIAMGDKPGTDDTTEVDGQICRTVCSGLNGLVPLEEMQGRKVVVVCNLKPVKMRGIKSSAMVLAASPKIKEGEVDDHKGPVELVNPPADAKAGERVYFEGWAGEPEKVLNPKKKIWETFQPGFTTTDDLEVAFDAGVVEALEGKTGLGKLVTESGGVCKVKSLTGAQVR
- the IRC5 gene encoding putative ATPase (COG:A; antiSMASH:Cluster_2; EggNog:ENOG503NX78), whose translation is MASADTMEAEKPKMSYTKLREEQILAAEEEKAHLANLKAEEKRKKKWKRRPLTKEEREAKGKDLDALLAQSAAFSSILTDKTKVLGRVGTGLDGKTLGEHDLTMAKQPKCLVGGTMRDYQLEGLTWMYEICVQGMSGILADEMGLGKTIQTISLIALLREQENYLGPHLIVAPLSTLSNWMNEFHKWVPSIPVCMYHGTPEQRIGIFKNQINKHLVGGRPTNKFPVVCTTYEMVIRDRANLSKINWEFIIIDEGHRMKNFDSKLFRELKTFTSATRLLITGTPLQNNLKELWSLLNFLLPKIFSDWESFESWFDFSDLEDEEGTEEFIADKAKQELVKKMHVVLQPLLLRRVKADVAKYLPKKREYVLYAPMTREQTDLYNAISDKNIDTRAYLENKVVERLTAANSSALSPSRSTRSSRSSSVKPDTESEVTSSTARTSPMSVKMEEPPAPPAKKNAFALMMGKRPSGRPPKAATLAKKQGAAAEAALPIRESPRKASTKRKASPAPQSPAPKSVKSSRQSTPSSVRGRPRRGRKSYKDADSDDDMLDDDAFEAKLAKQLEKETELQAQNDLDEDIGEFERAKTLELAKREISLKKLGNPVMQLRLVCNSPHHFYDCEADESIVTASGKMLLLDRLLPALFERGHKVLIFSQFNKQLDLLESYCADLRGWPVCRIDGSVAQEDRQAQIEDFNKDPELKIFLLTTRAGGQGINLASADTVILFDSDWNPQQDLQAQDRAHRIGQTRPVVVYRLATKDTVEDELLGSADAKRRLEKLVIKKGGFRTMGQKIDMREDLDKETLKALLLKDGQVYKFSGDKEVLSDADIEVLCDRSDEAYERAAAGEGNAGVYKVVETKADGITETGKQ